The genomic DNA AAGTATTTTCACAGGGTCTATTGATTTTATGGTTTGCGGAGATGATATGTACTTAATAGATATCGGAGCTCCTGCAGTAGGTTATGTTGCAGACATACTCGCTGCGAGTAAAGCATTGGGTAGAAAGCCGGAAGTAGGAATTGAAAAAATTGTTTCTACACTTAATGGAGCAATTACAATACCTCAAAGCACGTTATCAAGAGAGTTAGGATTTTTTAAACAAGAAAGAGGATACCTAATCTCCGAACTAAGAAGGGGTAGTGTTGCTGTTGAGGAGATATCAGATGAGGCTAACGAAGCAATAATTGATGGAAAACCGTTGCCTACGAGAGCATTTGACTATCTTAGTAGGAACCAACCCATAAGAAATAGTATCCTCTCGGGTATTAAAGGAGATTTAGCTATCCAGGGTATCAAAATACCTGAGGGAGTAGTACTACAACCAGATGATTTTGCATTGGCAAGATTTTACGAAAGCTCTAGACTTGGAGAACAAGACTTTGGATTATTGATAAAGAAAAAGGTGTTCTTCAAAGAATATGAAACCGGAACCGGATATTTCAAGCCTTTGGTAACGCCTGTTTGGGGCAGAGAGATAAGAGCAGACGGCAACCGCAGTTGCCTCTTCGAGCAATTTGTTCCAAGTTTGATAGAAACTGATGTTGCAGGGGATAAGAGAGGCAAGCGCTGTTATGAAATCAGGATGTACTTTGTTGCAGGCGAACCGCAGCAACCCTTATAAACAATGCCCATTTTTGCCGGCCTATGGCGTATGAGCTCACAGGCATTACTGATTGGATCAATTCCAAGCCCCTAACCTTGCAAGGCTTGAAAGGGAACGTTGTGATGGTTGACTTCTGGACCTACAGCTGCGTCAACTGCATAAGGACCTTGCCTCACCTCATCTCACTCTATTCCAATTACAAAAGCAGGGGGTTTGTCCTTGTCGGCGTGCATTCTCCAGAATTTGAATTTGAGAAGGAGGCCAAAAACATAAAGAAAGCAGTCAAGGACTTCGGCATTCCGTATCCTGTTGCCAATGACCCGGAGATGCAGACATGGGCTGCATTCAACAACCGCTACTGGCCTGGCCATTATCTCTTTGATAAGGAGGGAAGGCTCGTAGAAACCCATTTCGGCGAAGGAAAATATGCAGAGACTGAAAATCTTGTAAGGAGGCTTCTGGGCTTGAATGAATTGCCCGCTGCGGGAACCTCTTCTTTTCTGAAAAGGATCTTTTCTGGCTCTGTAACCCCCGAGACCTACTGCGGCTCTGACCGCGGCCCTGAAATCGGTTCAGCGGCAGTATGTTTGCCTGACGCAAGCTGTAAGTATATTGACCAGGATCAGCATAAGCCGGGAATGCTGTATCTTGATGGAAATTGGGCCAGGGAGCCTGAGTTCCTTGAGCACAGAGGAAAAGAGGGCTGGCTTTCGCTCGTTTTTACTGCTTCAGAAGCGAATCTTGTCATGGCAGGGAAAGGCACGATTATTGCCACAATTGATGGAAAAGCCTTATCAGAAACGGAGTCTGGAGAAGATGTTTCCTTTAAGGATAAGAAGTCTGTCCTCGCAGTTGATTCTCCCCGTATGTACAGGATATTTAAGTCAATGAAGAGAGAAACCCATGACCTGAAATTGATGGTATCAGGCAATGTTCAGGCATTTGCATTTACATTTGGCTAACGAGCAGCATTGGTCAATCGTGCTCCAAAAAGGACAGGTTGAGATGCCCGAAAGTCTCTTTTGCGCATGCTTCGCAATACCACTTGCCAGAGCCCTTGACATGGTAATGGGCCTCTTCCTTGCATGAGCTGCACTCTCTCATAGAAGGGGATTGTTGCTGGCATATATTATTTTTTTGGTTTGCGAGAGCCCTACAACTCCTTTTCATTCATCCATTAAATTTCATCCTTAGGGAATGGAGCCTCTTGAGATAGGCTCCAAAGGCTTTTTTATGAGTCCCTATACTCAGTAACCATATCGTATTTTTCTCAATATAATAAATCACTCGGACATTATCTGTAATAGGTTCTCGATAACAATTTGATCCTCCGCTTAAATGCTTCAATCGTAAAGGATTCTCTTTTATCTTCTTTTTCTTGTCATAGAAGTTTTGTAATTCCCTCACGCCCAATTTATCTAAATCTTTGAAGAAGTCGGGATGCTATTTGATTTCCCAATCAGCCAACGTTTACCCCTCTTTTTTCGAGGTATTTGTCTAATTCTCTCTCCGACTTCCCTGCAATACGCCCTTCTTTGATATCTGTTATTCGCTTTTTTGCAACCTGATCTTCATCGATAAGCTCTTCAAAATGAGAAACTAATCTCTCAACATCAGACATAACCTCATCTAACTTCTGTTTGGGAATGCTTACGGTTTCCATGGATTAGAATGGTGTTCTTTTCTATATAAACATATGGGTTTTGTTTACCGCTTTGCAATCTTCCAGAGCTCTCCAAAATACCTTTTTTGGCTTTCGGCCATCTGATCATTGCGTACCATGACGGCAAAGGGGTCTTTTGTCCAAGACTGCAAAACAACCCTGTCTCCGTAGATGATTGTTGCTGTTGGGATGCTCACTTTGATCGGCATAAACTTGTACTGTGCCTTCTTAAACGTATAGGAATACTGCTTAACCCTTGCTCGCGCTTCGGGTGTATCGTTATAGATAATCCTCATAACCACGCCTTGCTTGATCCTTCTTTTATGCCAGTCATCCATGAATGCCGGAATGATGGGATACGAGGACTTTGAGCTCCCATAAGATAAGAAACCCTTCACTTTGCTCCTGAGAATGTCATTCATAACAGTTTTCATCCCTTCTTTCCCTTCGTAAATCTCAACGACAGGTCTGGACGAGCCCTTAGCTTTTTGCAGCGCCTCCAAGTCCGGCAAAACCTTAGAGATCCCCTCCTCTTTTTCATGGAGTATCCTGAGAAGCTCTCTCGGGTTTGCGGCAGAAAAGTATTTCTTGTTATTTAGTATAGCATAGGAAACCAGCCCAGAATCAATCAGCCTTTCAAGGATATCGTACACCAATGTCCGCGGCAGGTCGCTTTTTAGGCTGATCTCATTTGCTGAAGCATCTCCAATCTCCAGACATGCCAGATAGACTTTGGCTTCCTTCTCGCTCAACCCAAAATTCACAAGTGCAGCAAACATAAGAAGAGGGAGCGGGAACTGCTATATAAATCCTTCTATTGTCGTAAATTTTTTACAGCAAATATTTATAAGGTTGCCAGATTCGACACTATTATAGAGTGGTGAGATTATGGCGTATAAGCAAAACATCAGGCCGCCTTCCGAAGAGGAAGTAAGGGAATTGCTCAGCGATTACCAGAAAGCAAACACAAAGGTAGAGGTTGACCCCTCATGGACAAAACATCTCCTGGCAACCCATCCGGTGCAGTATATTACAACAGTCGGCAAGGTAAATCGCAGGCTCATGACCAACATATCTCCTTTTGCAACATGCCTGGATACAAGCTATGATCCTCCCTATGTGACAATTTCTGCTCACACTCGCCAGCACAGCATTATAGGCCAGCCTAAGAATAAGGGAAGGATGAACACCCACTCCAATATTATGCAGAATGGATTGTTTATTGTGAATACGCCAGGAGCAGAGCTGCTTAATGTGCTTGACATCGTGGCTATTCCCTATGAACGCCAAAAGCTAGAAGACAAGATCCAGAAAGCAGGCTTAACCAAAGGAGTGCCATATGTGCTTCCCAAAGATCATGATGTGTACCCCCCAATAATCAATGAGTGCTTGGCTCATTTAGAATGCGAGGTTGTTGATATTCACAGGCCACGAGGAAGCGATCACTATAATATTACTGGAAATGTGGTCGGGGCTTCGTATGACGTGTCTCTCGGAGAGGATTTAGATGAAGCCAGGAAGCATATCGCGGAGAGAAGCTTCCATCATTTTGGGCCAGTCTCAGGGGATCCAACCCAAAGGTATATCGCAATGTCTTCTCTATTCACAATACAGAATGAAACTCGGCTGCTTCTTGAGAAGAATGGCGAGAAAAAATGAGAGTTGGATTAGCATGCCCATCGAACGAAGGCTGGGGCAAGAGCCATACAAAGGGGATTTATTATCCTGGCGGAATTTTGGCAGTCGGCTCCAGAGTCAGTGATTTCATGCCAACATGGGATGTCACACTTCTTGATGGAGAATTGCTCTCCATGAGTGATCTGGAAGACAGGATAAGACAGTCAGATTTTGACGTTTTAGGATTAAGTGCTAACACGAACAATTATCAGAATTGCTTAAGGCTGGCACAATCTGCGAAAGACTCCGGTGTTGAAAGGGTTGTGCTCGGCGGGCCTCATGCTACTGCAGTACCAGCACAAATCCTAAGGAACAGGGCATTTATCGATGCAGTTATTGTCCATGACGGCGAAGATGCCTTTTTAGGATATTTGAGAAGGCTCGGTGCAAACAAAAAGGATTTTGCAGGCATACAAAACCTATACTGGAGGGATGAGAGAAGAGAAATAAAAGAAAACCGTGTCGTTCTTCCGGCACAGCCTCCGAGGTTTGACGATCTTGACTTCACACTCATTGATCTGGAGCCCTACTGGGAGCAACATGCTCAAGAATTTCCTGAAATCTCCTCCCATTTTGTTCAGGGGTTTACCCATGTGGGTTGCACTTGGAGAACAAAAACAGGCGGGTGTAGGTTTTGCGACATTCCCTACCCTGACAATGGGTATGTGCCTCCCGGAAGATTCTGGAGGGAAGTAGATTCTGTAAAAGAGCACTTGGATATAGAATCGATGAAGGATTATGGGGATTGCATCACAGGGAATCCCGAGAGGGTAAAAGCCCTGTTGGATGCGCGGCCAGCCCATCTAAAAGATTTTGAATTCTCTTGTTATGCAAGGAGCGTTGAGATTGATGAAAAGATGGCAGATATGCTACAAGCGCTCAATGTCCGCTACGCGTATGTCGGTTTTGATTCCGGAAGCAATAAGATGTTAGCGTCAATGAGGCAAGGATACCTTGCAAAGCATAATCTTGACGCCGCAAAGAGATTGGCTAAAAGAGGGATCAACATCATGGGAAGCCTGATTGTTGGAGCAGAAGGAGAATCAGAAGAAACATTGAAGGAAACAGAGGAATTTGCTGAAGGATTGGTATCAGGAAAGCAGAGGGTAACTCAACTCAATTGCGGTGTGTTAAATGTTACGCCAGGCTCTCCCTATGGACTCCAGCTTAAAGAAAGATTCCCTGCATTAAAAGAGGATGATGTGTGGGATATCTTCGAGACGAGTAAGCTATGGATAAGCACGTATTGTAAAGCTCCGTATGACCAAATCGTAGAAACTGCAAAACGCATTACCAGCTTAAATCCGTCGCAAAGAAAAAGGAATCTTGGGTATATTGAAGAATAGAGATCGCATCTATATTCTCCACTACACTATTCTTTATAAATCCTCATCCTTTTGCCATTTTTTGAGGGGGAAGACAGATTCTTATGGCGTGGGAACCGGCTGTTAAAGACAGGCTTTCTTATTTTGTTTTGAATCCTGGAGAGGTAAAAGCCAATGTTGCTGTTGCCTTTCTCTGGACCATGCGCGATGTGATCCTTCCGAAGCTTGACAGGAAGAACCTTGCCCTGGCGTGCAATTTCTACACCCCTGCAGGAATTGAGAGTATGGTGAGGAACGTCCTTGCGAACCCTTATATCCGCTATATCATCCTTCTGGGAGAGGAGTACTCAAGCAGAAAAGGAGATCCAACTGAGCTTACTTCTGCGAATGCGATGCGGACTTTTTTTTCAAAAGGGATAACTTCCGAAAGGAAGCTTGCTGGTTTTGAGAATGCAGTCTATTTTGACAAGAATATCCCTACTGATGTAATCACCAAAGTCAGGAATTATGTTGAGTTGATAGATTTGAACGCCACAATGAAAGATGCGTCTTTTGTTGATAAGATCAGGGAGGCAAATAGGCTTATGGCTGTCTTGGAGAAGAAAGATGCATTTGCAGATCCGCAAACATTTGCTGAGGAGAAGCCTTCAGGCATCATGCCCTTTGCAGGAGGCCCATGGCTTGTCAGAGGATCCACAATCCCAAAAACATGGATCGAGATCATGCATAGTATCTATAGGTATGGAAGGGAAAACCTGATGGATGCAAACACTGACCGCAAGGTGAAGGAGATCAATAACCTGGTTGCTGTGATCCATGATCCGCAGAATCTTGATTTGAGCGTGAATCCTTTTTTGATCACATTGACGCCTGAGAAGATCAGGGCATATCAGCATGAAATCCTATCGCCGGAGCTGCCTGAAGGAAAAGCCTACACCTACGGAAATAAGCTGAGAGCATACCTGTTCCCTGCCCCTGAAAAAATCAAGGAATTATTAACAACAAAGGAGTTCAAGGATTTCGAGTTTGGCCAGGGAAAACACCTTGACGAGAATGTCGTGTACAAGGAAGGTGTTGCCGAGATTAACCAGATCAAGGACATGATCTATGCATTGGCAAGAAATATCTATTCAAAGTCTGTCCTTGCGATAACATGGCACCCTGCAGATGAATTGACAAGGAAACACAAGAGCAGCCCTTGCCTCGTCCTTGTCCAGGCAATGGTTCAGGATGAAAAGCTGAATCTCACAACCTACTGGAGGAGCCATGACATGGTCCAGGGCTGGCCTGAGAATGCGTATGGCATGGCAGCAATCCAAAAGGAGATTGCAGATGCTGTGCATATGCCCTGCGGCATTCTTACGATGATATCAAGCTCTGCCCAGATCTATAAAACGTATTATAATCAAGTGGAGCAGATGCTCGAGAAGTACAGGAAATATGAGATTGATTACCATGACCCACAAGGAAACTTTATAATCAACATCAAGGACGGAAAAATCCATGTAAGCCATACAGACCCTGTCACAAATCGGGAGCTTGAGGCTTTTGAGGGGAAAACCTCAAAGGAGATTTATTTGAAGATGGCTGCTGCAATAGGCGCCCTGGATTTAGGCCATGCATTCTATTTAGGAACAGAATTGAAGAAGGCAGAGATTGCGCTGCGTGATCCTTCTCTTCGGTATGTACAGGATCAAGAATTGAAGAAAACTTAAGGCATGAACGGGAACGGAATTGAAACGCTCTCAGCAATGGCTTCAAGCTCACTAGGCATTGTTGCATTTTTCTTAGTGTCCCAGAGAGTTGGAAAATCGCTCATGCCAAACACAAACTGGTACAAGAGTGAGCATCCAATAACACGTATTGATGTAGTTTGATCCTCCAGTCCCTCAAAGCCGTACCGTTTCAGAACCCGCTTTGCATATTCCTTCTTGGCAGCCGCCTTAGGCAAAATATCGACAAAGGACTGGAAGAGAGTTATGAGAGTGTCAGCATAAGCGTCCAACTCCTTTGGCATACGATACGCGCTGCCAAGCACCGGAATATCAATAGTCCTATTACCAATGCATACCTCCTTGGTTTGAAGCTGGAAGGTATTCTTGTAGGTTCCTGAGCCGGCCCTAATCAAAAAAACAGGAGTGTCTCCATCAAGGATAATCGGAGCTGTACCCTCGATTTCGAACTTCTGCCTCAGCAGAAATATTCTGGCCTGCTGCCCTTCATTATAGTCAAGCTGCGGGCGTAAGATCACATATCCGGTAAGCATGAGGAAGAGGGGTTCTGAGGATATTTAAATCCTAGCCCATCATAATCTTAATAAACAACCGAGCATTGCTAGGCAGCATGAATCCTTTCATACGCTCCTATCAGC from Candidatus Nanoarchaeia archaeon includes the following:
- a CDS encoding redoxin domain-containing protein — translated: MAYELTGITDWINSKPLTLQGLKGNVVMVDFWTYSCVNCIRTLPHLISLYSNYKSRGFVLVGVHSPEFEFEKEAKNIKKAVKDFGIPYPVANDPEMQTWAAFNNRYWPGHYLFDKEGRLVETHFGEGKYAETENLVRRLLGLNELPAAGTSSFLKRIFSGSVTPETYCGSDRGPEIGSAAVCLPDASCKYIDQDQHKPGMLYLDGNWAREPEFLEHRGKEGWLSLVFTASEANLVMAGKGTIIATIDGKALSETESGEDVSFKDKKSVLAVDSPRMYRIFKSMKRETHDLKLMVSGNVQAFAFTFG
- a CDS encoding helix-turn-helix domain-containing protein — protein: MFAALVNFGLSEKEAKVYLACLEIGDASANEISLKSDLPRTLVYDILERLIDSGLVSYAILNNKKYFSAANPRELLRILHEKEEGISKVLPDLEALQKAKGSSRPVVEIYEGKEGMKTVMNDILRSKVKGFLSYGSSKSSYPIIPAFMDDWHKRRIKQGVVMRIIYNDTPEARARVKQYSYTFKKAQYKFMPIKVSIPTATIIYGDRVVLQSWTKDPFAVMVRNDQMAESQKRYFGELWKIAKR
- a CDS encoding flavin reductase family protein encodes the protein MAYKQNIRPPSEEEVRELLSDYQKANTKVEVDPSWTKHLLATHPVQYITTVGKVNRRLMTNISPFATCLDTSYDPPYVTISAHTRQHSIIGQPKNKGRMNTHSNIMQNGLFIVNTPGAELLNVLDIVAIPYERQKLEDKIQKAGLTKGVPYVLPKDHDVYPPIINECLAHLECEVVDIHRPRGSDHYNITGNVVGASYDVSLGEDLDEARKHIAERSFHHFGPVSGDPTQRYIAMSSLFTIQNETRLLLEKNGEKK
- a CDS encoding radical SAM protein, producing MRVGLACPSNEGWGKSHTKGIYYPGGILAVGSRVSDFMPTWDVTLLDGELLSMSDLEDRIRQSDFDVLGLSANTNNYQNCLRLAQSAKDSGVERVVLGGPHATAVPAQILRNRAFIDAVIVHDGEDAFLGYLRRLGANKKDFAGIQNLYWRDERREIKENRVVLPAQPPRFDDLDFTLIDLEPYWEQHAQEFPEISSHFVQGFTHVGCTWRTKTGGCRFCDIPYPDNGYVPPGRFWREVDSVKEHLDIESMKDYGDCITGNPERVKALLDARPAHLKDFEFSCYARSVEIDEKMADMLQALNVRYAYVGFDSGSNKMLASMRQGYLAKHNLDAAKRLAKRGINIMGSLIVGAEGESEETLKETEEFAEGLVSGKQRVTQLNCGVLNVTPGSPYGLQLKERFPALKEDDVWDIFETSKLWISTYCKAPYDQIVETAKRITSLNPSQRKRNLGYIEE
- a CDS encoding thymidylate synthase: MAWEPAVKDRLSYFVLNPGEVKANVAVAFLWTMRDVILPKLDRKNLALACNFYTPAGIESMVRNVLANPYIRYIILLGEEYSSRKGDPTELTSANAMRTFFSKGITSERKLAGFENAVYFDKNIPTDVITKVRNYVELIDLNATMKDASFVDKIREANRLMAVLEKKDAFADPQTFAEEKPSGIMPFAGGPWLVRGSTIPKTWIEIMHSIYRYGRENLMDANTDRKVKEINNLVAVIHDPQNLDLSVNPFLITLTPEKIRAYQHEILSPELPEGKAYTYGNKLRAYLFPAPEKIKELLTTKEFKDFEFGQGKHLDENVVYKEGVAEINQIKDMIYALARNIYSKSVLAITWHPADELTRKHKSSPCLVLVQAMVQDEKLNLTTYWRSHDMVQGWPENAYGMAAIQKEIADAVHMPCGILTMISSSAQIYKTYYNQVEQMLEKYRKYEIDYHDPQGNFIINIKDGKIHVSHTDPVTNRELEAFEGKTSKEIYLKMAAAIGALDLGHAFYLGTELKKAEIALRDPSLRYVQDQELKKT